The window CCGGATAACTTTGGTCCTAGCACAAGTCCCACTTTCTGGTCTATGACCCTATAATGCCATGAATGTGAGGCCCTCAGAATTAGCAATAGAATGTAGGAGGTAAAAGCAGCTCTACTGAACTACTGGAAAAGAGAGGAATCCTATTTATAGGCTAAGAAAAGAGTAAGGAAGATGGAGAATGACTTGCTTACCGGGACAGGGTCTCTTGGGCTGTTGAATGCACTGTAGGATAAGACAGAGAGTATAACAATAAATGCCATCCTCTATTCCAATGAAGCAAGTCCCCTCTTGGTAGGCAGTAATTAGGGCTTAGACTTAGACTGTGCCTTTATGAGTGAGgagaagagaaattttatatatatataaaatattattttatgttttatattagaGATATATAATATTACACATTGTAAGATATAACAGAATATGTTATACATtatataagtaatatttataatacaatatataataaatttatttatatacatattaaagaaattatcagaataattaatataatatataataaaattaatgtgttaagttatataaaatgatatttataaatatattttataggtaGACAATATATATTAGCTATAGGAGAGattctgaaaaaataataaaaacaaaatttgtaagcAAATTTGGTATGTAAGATAAATGAGAGTGAGAAGTTGAGGATGAGGTTGTAAGCCTAGGAAACTGGGAAGAATAGTGATGCCCTCAACAATAACAAGGAAGGGATTTggctttggactttttttttgttgttctgaaataatctatataatagcaattttttgcatttaatgtGTAAATGAATTCATTTACACGTTGAGAGTGAATTGTTGTTCACTCTCACCGGGTTGTGAAATGTTAGCACTAgaaggatcttagagattatctggccagttccttcattttagaaatgaacatAGTAAGGCCTAAAGAGCTAAAGTCATTTTGCCATAGGTCACATACCTAATTAGTGCGGAACTCCAGCATAAACCAAGGCCTTACAATCCAAACTCTTTGGtctttaatttgtttgtttctaaAAATGGGATTGAACTAggtaatctctaaggtcctttaaGCACTAACATTTTATGCTCTTATGAGAATGATTGCCTTCATCTATACCAAcatgtaaaatgaatgaaatttttaaaaaagaattttaagtttttaggagaaagaaaaaatataattttcagtgacagagaaagaaaaatataattttcaaaaaaatacaatttagcTCGTTTTTGAGCAATTTAAATTGTTTCCCACTCATTGAGAACtcttttgagcttttcttggcagagatacaggaatgattttttatttctttctctggctcatttcacagataaggaaactgaggcaaactgtcttaagtgacttgctcaggatcacacagctagtatctagggtcaaatttgaactcaggaaaatgagtcttcctgcctccaggcccagtTTTCTGTTCATTATGGGGTCACCTAACTATCCCATTAAAATGTCTCTATTGTAAATCCTCAGTGAACCATGGAATTGTAATAAACTGTGAAAACATAGAcagcttttttctttgtttttggattCTTGTTGAATTCTTATATTAGGGAACACCTGATAGAGGTACCCACCTTTCCTCTGGTACACCACGGCCCCCAGAATCACCAGCAGCAGGAGGAGTTTGATTCCCAGGGCAAAGAGGAGGGTCAGAAGTACCGATGTGTCACTGGCTGCTCGGAACTTGTAGAAGTAGACACTGCCCTCAGCCTTGCCTAGGCTGTTGAAGGCGGTGCAGGTGTAACGGCCGTCCTGGGCCAGAGCATGGAGCTCCTTGGTGATCTGATGACTCTGGCTGTAGGTGGAGGTGCTGTTGCCAGCACTGGGACCAGTCCAGATGAGGGAGGGCAGGGGCTCCCCTTCTGCGGTGCATCGGGCACTAAAAACGTGGTCAGGGCCTGGTAGCACAGTGATGTTGACAATCCTGGGAGCAGCTGGGGGGAAGCCACCAAGGTCAAACGAAGCATGCAATGAGGGCACTGCTTCCCACTCTGTAGGTCATGAAGTGAGACAGCATGGGTGTGGTAGAATGTGGTGGAATTGGGGACCccggttcaaatcccagttcttttACTAGCAGTgtaatttttaaacaaatctcttcatttctctgaaactcagttaccttatctgaaaaatgaaggggttggactctTATGATCTCTAAGATCAGAGGATTTAGAATTGTAAATTTATTCCAGTCTCTGACCTCTTGTAGCTCTAAACTTTCAGTAATTCTCTTGTGTTGCCATAACTTAGATCTTCCTACTTGTTCTCAATgacaatttgttgttgttttggttttttttgctgaggcaattgaggttaagtgacttgcccagggtcacagccgGGAAGtgtttgttaagtgtctgaactcaggtcttcctgatttcagggctggtgctctatccactgcaccacctagctacccctcaaTGACAATTCTTGACCAGGAGGTTGGAGGAAGTGTCCCAATTTTGTATCTTTacactttttcatttcttccccatGCTTTTTCCACCACTCTGGTAGGACCCCTTGGGAAGTAGACAGTCTATGATCCTGAGGTAGAGCAAAGCATGAGACTTGACTTTCTAGCCTAGTCTAGTCTAGCTACTAAAAAAAAGGttagagattttaaaatggaaaactttggGATATATAATACTCTTAGTGGGTAAGGAAATGAGAGGGTCAGATATaggaataattaattaaataataataaaacagccaattaattaaatattaataaagtaaattaaataattcataaataataataaaaataaggaatgtGTGTGGGAGAAGTGAACAATTATCTAgttaagaatgaaaaggaaatgggGGGGAGCTTACCAGACCTCAAGGCTGCTATGGTTTTAAGAAATGGTATAAGAAAATTGGGTTCATGATTTGCACAGGAAGGGTGatagcataagcaaattaggaaagtcTAGagtaagtatctctgataaagacctcatttctcaaatttttagagaattgagtcaaatttataagaatacaagtcatgcctcaattgataaatggtcaaaggctatgaatagggaattttcagataaagaaattaaagccatttatagtcatatgaaaaaaaatgttctaaatcactattgattagaaattaaaattaaaacaaatttaatttaattaattaaatttaaacaactctgaggtcaCTACCTCAAACCTAtcaaattagctaagatgacagaaaaagataatgataaatgttggaagggatgtggggacAACTGGGACCCTAATGCTTTGCTGGCAGAGTTGgaaaatgatccagccattctggagagcaatctggaaccatatccaaagggctataaaattgtgcataccttttgatccagcaatgttactactggttctgtaacccaaagagattataaaaaagggaaaaggacacacacatacaaaagtgtgtttgttgcagctctttttgtagtggcaaggaattggaaattgagtagacaCCCTTGtatcaattggagtatggctgaataagctgtggtacttgaatgtaatgaatgcaggtggattcagaaaaacttggaaaggctaatatgaactgattctgagtgaagttgTGCACAGTGATGGCAAGAGTgggtgatgatcaagtatgacagatttagctcttcgcagcaagacaatcccaaaggactcatgatgaaaataaaaatgctatctgcatccagagaaagaactgatattgtctgaataaAAACTGaagcatattctctctctctctctctctctctctctctctctctctctctctctctctcttcttgcataaaatgactaatacagaaatgttttacatgattgcacatgtataatctatatcagagaAGTTACTTTCTCAGGGAAAAGTGTACGGTGGGAAGTgaaggaagaatttgaaactcaaaactttatgTAAAATGAGCATTAAAAATAGTTGttacatgtaattaggggaaatattattttttaaaaaaagaattgttataagAGAAAGATCAATGAAAAGGTGATCCAAGAAGCCATAGTTCAGTGACTAGATGAGAAACTTTGGTTACTACCATCATAACTGTTGTACTCAACATTATAGTGATATTCACCTAATCCATCAGAAACTCCTTTTACAATTTAATTTCAATCTATTCTATATGGGTCTCCTCTATAAGAGTTCTGAGAAGTGGTTTTCCATTCAAATGATAACAAAAAAGTACAGTCAATTAGGAGCTAAAGGAGAAGTATAGAAATATGTGTTATCTTTTTTGTATCTAATCATTCTAATGGGAATAGGAGTAgtcataaaagaaaaggaaggaaggggatatGAACCTAGATTTCTTCATTCTAAATTCAACATTTCCCATACATTTGGACATGTCTGTGTGAatctgtttatatatgtatgcttagatatatattatatattataaatttcaaaGTATAATTTTGTATGATTTTGCGACTTTTCTTTTCTGAGACTTCATCTATATTTGGGAACTTATCTATATCTGTGATTGTTTTAGATTACTTCTAAGAGTcccagaagttttttttcttagcttctaTGTCCTAAGTATGTATCAccaattttttagtgaattagaaaaaaacaaaatgtgcaAGATGAAAGTTCTTTTGAATAGAAACAATTCTTTGATGATTCAGAATCCTTTCCCAGGCCCTCAGGTTCACTATAATAAATATGAGGTAGTACAGTTTGTTAGGAAGAGTATTGTACTTTGAATCAGGAAGTCTAGGTAGAGTCTGAGATCTACCACTGACGAGATGAATCAGTGGAATCAGTGGAAAGAACTATAGTAATTCAAAAAGAAACGTGAGATGCCCAAATCTAGAGACATCTCCAAAAGgcttccaagctcatattggtctgatcagccacagcagGACACCTTGTACTTGAATctcaacatagtgatgtcattttagttcTCTCTGAGAATGTAGGACCACAACCAACCACAATTTTAGTTCAGgatcattcttataaatttgagtcaattctctatacattttagaaatgaggcctttatcagaatgtaAAAAATTGggtgtaaaattttttttttccctcagtttactgcttcccttttaatcttgtctgcattggctttgtttctacaaaaacgttttaacttaatataatcaaaactatccttTTTGCATTCCATAAGGTAGTCTAGTTTTTCCTTCTCTACAGCAGATcttcactttaggaagatcacttttgACAGCTCAGTGGAGGATAGACTGGAACTggaggaaacttgaggcaggcagagctGTCAGTAGCATATTATAATAATCCAAGTGTGAGACAATTAGAGCCTAtacaagtagtagtagtagaagagagaagggggaagatcTTATAGAGGTAAAATTGACAGACCTTGGCAACAAATTGGTTAAGAGGAGGTGAGAAATTGAGGAATTGTGGATGACATTTAGTTTGAGTCTCAggagctgggggggaggggagcggaTAATGGTACCCTTGACAGCAATAACTTGGTACTTAAAAAATCTGTAGAGGATATAATCTGAGAAGGAGAGCTAATGCCACTGCTTGACAGATTCAatattcaaaaagatcttgacaggttAGAACTTTGGGCCAATATTAATAAGATGATAATTAATTGGGAAAAATCGACTATACAAGCGTAAGGTAAGAGGGGCATGGATAAATAGAAATGATTCTGAAATAGAGAGTATGGGGAGATGGAGTTGATACTTAGGGAACTGAAAGTCCTCTAAGAACCCTAGACTGTTCAACTGAAATGAATCAATATAATGATACAGCAGCCAAGGAAGCTGCTATGATCTTTGGTTGAGTGAAGAGAGTCATTACTTTCAGGAATAAGGAAATAATTCCAGCCATATGGTGCCCTGGTCAGACATTGTTCAGGTCTGGGCATCTTCttttagaaggaatatatataaacTAGAGAGAGTTCAAAGGGTAATTCTGATGTTCAGAGAATTAAGTGGTATccacaaagtcacacagctaataaataccagatttgaacccatattttcTGTCTTCAAATCCATCCCTACTTTCTATTATGCTACACTATTATTTAGTATGTATAATTAAATGTTGACAATTTGGTCCTTGTATTTTTAGCATGAGGATTTAGCATGTATTTTAGCAtgaggatcataggatcatgatTTTAAATCTAGACGGAACCATAGGGGTCATCTAATATAATCCTCTCATTATAAGGATGTTGAAAACCAGAGAATTTAAATGCCCTGCATCAGTCACTCAGGTGGGAAATGAACGAATCTGGATCTGATGCTAAATCCAGTGCGCTTTGAACTGCCTTACTCTGATCTTCACTCCTCAAACATAAGCTCCTCTTGTATCCCATTTctatcatctgaaaaataagaggCCTGGATTATCATGGAGTCcaggaacttaaaaaataatttgataagtGAATTTCAATTTAGTTGATTTCTTTGTaacatgatatattttatatattctaattATATATACTAAAAAAATTAAGTCCTTAGGCTTTACTGACAGAGGGGTTCATGtcataaaaaaggttaagagtCCTTGGATTAGATAAGATCCCTTCTGTCTTGATGTCTCAGGGCATTTTCCCCAATGGCAGATAAGGGCTGGTCCCTGTAGGACAGGCTGCTCTGCTCAGAATGAGGTCCAGAGCGTCCTAAAGCTCAGTAAGGAGGGGTAACTGAATGCTTGCCTCACCAATCACGTGCAGTCGTATTCCACTCCTGCTCTCATAGCGATCGTGGATGTCTCCAGCAAATTCTACCCGGCAGAAATACCGGTTGCCATCAGCCCATGTCAAGTTATCAATCCTGATGGAGATGTTGTTGTGTCGTGGGTTGCCAAGCAGTTTGTACTTGCCCTTGTAGCTGACAGCGGTCTGGCAATGGTCACTGGAGCTGTGAACCACACAGCGGAACACTTGGCTCCCATTGTAGGGCTCCCGGATCCTCCAGATAACTGTGATCATGCCATCATAATACTTGTGGGGGTGGGTGAAGGTGCAAAGCAGGACAACGCCCCCGCCGGCTTCCCCTGTCACATCTGATGGGACCTGCATGGACCATTTGTGAGATGGGACACCTAAGAGATAAATACCAGCATTAGTTTTCTCAAAGTAACAGGATTAAAAGAGACATTTTTAGGCAAGACTACTCAGGTGAAATTGTTGTTGGAGAAAGTTTTCATTCAGGGCCCTAAGCCTCTCTTTCCTGTACTTTGcctttgccttttttccttcagCATGCACAATATCAATACCCTCCACCAATACAGATTTAAACCTCTCACTcacataatacacatacatacatgcacacatacacatttatgtacaTACCCTTAGCAaacaatttcatcatttaaaaaaatggggTTGAAACCCATGATTTCATTGTCATAGAAAATTACTTCCATCAATGTAATGTGGTAATTCTGTAAatgagtcttagagagttgcctgtaTCACTTAGAAATTACTTTCCTATGTTAACACAGCCAGAATTTATGAGTGTTAGGACTCAAATACAGGCTTTCATGATCTGAAACTGGCTCTCTACCAACTACATCACATTGCCTTTCTTTCATTCACTATTTTATCACCCGCACCCATCCCAATTCATCAAATGGTAGGTGACTTTCTGGAGAAGAATAAGCTTCATTCTACTTAGCTAGGTTGGTCATTGGATGACAAACAATTCCTAGCTCAGTCCAAACTCAAAACCTTTCTAGCTCAAGTCCATTAGcagaactttattttctttcccagttcaatgcagcaatcatttattaagcatctaattaATTTATACCATGCATTGTATTAGCtgctgaagacacaaagaaaaaaatgaaatggtctctCCCCTGAAGgagattacattttattctaagtTTTATATGAGACTGATGGAGCCACTAAGGAGCTGAACTGGGTAAAGGTAAAGTAGAAATCCTTCCCTTGTGATTTGCTACATAAGTGAGATGTAACTTTATTGCAAGAATTCTCTTCAGGAGAGTATATGTATCTTATTGAAAAAACTAGAGCATGTGCCATTGATCTCCCTTAGCAGAGTCTTCTAGAATGGACACCAATAATGTCATTGAGAAGGGGTTTGGTGGCAATCTCCTCTCTCTGATAGGGACAATAGAGAACCTGAACTGTTCTGTTTATAAAGCAAGCTAATAGATTGTGAAATCTTTATTGTTATGATGCTAATAAACTCAAGATTGCAAATGGGCCTTCCTCTCATGGCTGCATTCCCAGAAACCCATCTTACAAATGGGTGCCTTTGCTAGGTATGGACTTTGCAAATTATAGCTCTTTACCAGATACTCCATTAAGATAGGGAGGGACTAGTACATCTACTGGATGTAGAATGCAGACATCTGCATTAGAAGAAGCTCTAGCGAAACCATGGAAAGCTAAACAGGGTGAGACATTTATAACCaatcagaaagaaatgatttccTGGCCCAGTCAAGATAGGAATGGAACCAAAAAAATCTTGGAGATTACTTTATCATgtgggtatcttttttttttttttcctttcagatggCAATGGAACATTTTTATGTATAATCCCAGTGATGAGGTACTACCTCAGCAGCCAATTCTATTGCTACACAGCTCAGACTATTAGaaagtcttttttaaatattccctccctccttcaagCTTTTCCCTATAGAatagagttcttaaccttttgtgtgAGGTGGACCTCTCAAGAGTCTGATGAAACAAGTATCATTCTCAGAATAGTCTTTGTTGTCTCTGCAATTGAaggaaatgatatataaaaatataaatttttttgtctaAGTTCACAGACCTCTTGAAACCTAAACATGGACTCCAGATTAAGCGTTCCTCCTCTAGAGAATATCTAATCAGTTTTCTACATTCAGACCTTCAACTATTTAAATACAACAattttatctccttccttcctcacctctcctACCTGCTGtctaaacatccccagttctttcAGTCATTTATCACATAACATGGTTTCCATTATCCTGTTGCCTTCTTTTAGTTGTGATCTACTTTGTTATCATCCCTACTAAAATTCAGCATCTCAT of the Sarcophilus harrisii chromosome 1, mSarHar1.11, whole genome shotgun sequence genome contains:
- the SIGLEC15 gene encoding sialic acid-binding Ig-like lectin 15, giving the protein MRWIFGLLVFLVCLVRMGVPSHKWSMQVPSDVTGEAGGGVVLLCTFTHPHKYYDGMITVIWRIREPYNGSQVFRCVVHSSSDHCQTAVSYKGKYKLLGNPRHNNISIRIDNLTWADGNRYFCRVEFAGDIHDRYESRSGIRLHVIAAPRIVNITVLPGPDHVFSARCTAEGEPLPSLIWTGPSAGNSTSTYSQSHQITKELHALAQDGRYTCTAFNSLGKAEGSVYFYKFRAASDTSVLLTLLFALGIKLLLLLVILGAVVYQRKVHSTAQETLSRPQVQESNYENLNHGNNRAPPTTAATQ